The Sorangiineae bacterium MSr11954 DNA segment TTTTGGCGATGTTCTCCGGCGGGTGAAAATCGTCCGCCTCGGCGTACGCCACCCCCAGGTGCCGGGCCAAGAGCTGCCCCACCGTGGTCTTCCCGCTCCCGGATACACCCGCGACGATGACGATCATGCGACCGGCCCCTGCTCGAGCGCCGCCGCGCCCTCGCTGCGCCCGACTTTGTTGTAGCCGTCCAGCGCCGCGACTTTGTAGCACTCGGCGAAGGTCGGGTAGTTGAAGACGTTGCCGATGAAGTAGTCGATGGTACCGCCGAACGCGATGACCGCCTGCCCGATGTGCACCAGCTCCGTGGCGCCGGTGCCGATGATGTGCACGCCCAAGAGCTGCCGCGTCTCGCGGTGGAAGAGCAGCTTGAGCAAACCGGAGTCGTCGCCCATCATCACCCCGCGCACGATCTCGCGGTAGCGCGCGATCCCCGTTTCGTAGGGGACCCCGGCCGCGGTGAGCTCCTCTTCGTGGCGCCCGACCATGCTGATCTCGGGCACCGAATAGATACCGTACGGCAAGAGCTCCGGCATGGCGGCCGCGGTGAGGCCAAACGCATGGCACGCGGCCAAGCGCCCTTGCTCGGACGACGTGGACGCGAGCGCGGGAAATCCGATGAGATCGCCCACCGCGTAGATGTGCGGCACCTTGGTTCGAAAGTGGCTATCGACCGCGATGCGGCCGCGGCCATCGGCTTCGAGCCCGGCTTTGTCGAGCTGGAGCGAGTCGCTCGTCCCCACCCTCCCCACGGAGTAGAGGAGCACGTCGCTCGCGATCTTCTTCCCCGACTTGAGGGTCGCCACCGCGCGCGACGCCTCGACCTGCACCTTGGCGACCTCTTCTCCCAGCCGCAAGGTGGCCCCCATATCCCGCAATTGATAGGAGAGCGATTCGGCAATCTCCGAATCCACGAAGTCGAGCAGGCGGTGGCGTTTGTCGACCAAGGTCACCTTCACCCCCAGCGCCGCGAACATCGACGCATACTCCACGCCGATGACCCCGGCGCCCACCACCGTCATGGTGCGGGGCAGCGCGTGGAGGCCGAACATGTTGTCGCTGGTGATCACGATTTGCCCGTCGACCTCGACGTCGGGCGGATGGGCGGCGGTGGTGCCGGTCGCCAGGACGATGAAGGAGGCGCTCACGAGGGAATCGCCGCCCTCGCCCTGCACCTGCACCTCGTTCGGCCCCGTAAAGCGGCCGAGACCGCGCAGCACGGTGATACCGTTGCGGCGAAGTTGGTCGCGAACCACCTCGCCTTGGGTCTTCAGCACGTGGTCGCAGTGCTGAATCAGGTCGGCGATGGTGACGTTCTCCTTCACATGGTACGACTGCCCATAAAACTGGCGCTGCCGAAGGCCGGTCAGGTGCAGCACCGCCTCGCGAAACGTCTTCGAGGGAATGGTGCCGGTGTTCATGCACACACCGCCCAAGCGGGCGTTGTTCTCGCAGAGCGCCACCCTCTTCCCGAGCTTCGCGGCCTGAACGGCCGCGCGCTGACCACTTGGACCGCTACCGATGACGAGCAGATCGAAATCGAACATCGGGGCCCATTCTCGATGCCCGAACCGCGCGGATCAACCTCGACGAAGCGCGCGGCCCCGCGAGGAGGCGAATCACGCGCGAAGCTGTTGGATCGCCTTGGCCACGTCGGGCCCTTGAACATTGGCGCCCGTGGACTTCAGGTGCTTCATGGCGACGCCCGTGGCCTGGCCCTCGCTTTTCGCGCCGCGGATGGCCTCCACGACGGGACCGAGCGCGAGGACGATGGCCTCCACGCTCAAGGATGCCGGCAAGAACGAGCGGAGGAGCGCGATTTCCTTCTCGAGAACGCTGCGCTGCTCGCCTTCTTGCGCGAGCGACAGGGTCTCCTCGTTGGACTTGATGAGCTTTCGTACCACGGCGACCGCTTCATCCTCGGTCGGCTCACGGCTGCTTCGCGCGCCGGCCGTTTGAATTTCACCGAGCGCCAGACGAAGAATGTTGGAGGCCACGGCATCCTTTGCCTTCATGGCTTCGAGCGCACGCGCCTTCAGGGTGTCCACGAGCATGTGGGTTTCCATAGCATGCCAGCCCCCCCGAGCTCGATAGAACATTCAAGCCCGCGTCCGCTTCTGCAAGGAACGAAAACATGCGTTATCGTGCGGGTGATACCGCCTCGCTGCGGTTAGGCCGCTCCCTCCCGAACACATGGAGCGGCCGGGAAGGGCCAAACCTATGGCCTCGAGCACCACATTCCAGAAGCGCCAAAAAGAGCAGAATCGGCAGAACAAACGGCAGGAGAAGGACGCCCGGCGCAAGCAGCGCCGGGAAGAGCTCGATCGAGGCCGCTCCTCGGCCGAGCCGGGCGTGGATCCGGACATCGCAGGAATCGTTCCCGGGCCCCAGCCCGTGGCAGAAGACTTGTAGGGCAGGAGCCCGATTTCCAGGACACGAGCCGAAACGCAACGTCGACGCCCCGCGCGCCGACGTCGCTTGGCCATCGGTCGCGGCAGGATCAAGGTCGACCCGCGCGCGCCGACGTCGCGGGGCCATCAGTCGCGGCGGCTGCGAAGGGTGGCCACGAAACCGCCGCGGGCGAGAAGATCGATGCCAATCTTGTCCGCGGAGCTCACCTGCCGCGTGGCGCTCGCGAGCTTCCGAGGCACATCCCCGTCTTGAACGGTGGTCAAGGTGTAGGCGCCCGGCTTCTTCACGAACGACAAATCGAGCTCGAACCTTTGCGGTGTATCGAGCCCGCTGATGCCGCCGATGTACCAGCCGTCCTGGCCGCGGCGAGCCACCACCACCAGCTTGCCAGGCTCGCCGCCGAGCAAACGCGTCTCCTCCCAGGTGGCAGGCACCGCCGCGAGGAAGTCTTTGGCCGGCGCAGGGAGCGCCCGATAGGCCGCCACGGAGTCGGCGAAGTGCTGCAGCGCGGACTCGAAGACGACCGAGAGCGCCAGCTCGTGCCCGTCGGTGGTGATGCGCGGGTATTTGTGATCGGTGAAGGTCACCGGCGTGTAATCCATGGCGCCGACCGCGTTGCGGGTAAAGGCCAATACGGTGTTGTGCCAGGCCGCCTTACCGGGATATTCAGGATTGAATTTGTATTGCTCGGCGCCCGGCACGCCCTCCATCGTCATCAATTGTGGATACGTGCGCTCCCAGCCGCGCGGCAAGGTGGAGCCATGAAAGTCGACCATCAGCTTGAAGTCGGCGGCGTCGCGGAGGAGGTCGAGGTATTGCTGCATGCGATCCGGCTTGTCGCTTTGCCAGAAGTCGACCTTGACCCCTTTCACCCCCCACTGCTGCAACTTCGCGAACTCGGCGCGGCGCACGTCGCGGAGGTGCATGCGATCGCGCGGCTGCTCGGTGACGTCGTTGTGGGGGCCGCCCGAGTTGTACCAGAGGATGATCCCGATGCGCTTGTCGCGCGCGTAGGCGAGGATTCGCTGGAGCGCCGCCGGATCCATCAGGTTCCAGTTGGCGTCGATGAGCGAATATTCCCAGCCCATTTCGGCCGATAAGTCGATGAACGACTTCAACGCCGCTTCGTTGCGCGGGCTGTCGTCGTCGGACCACCAGCTCCAAGAGACCCGGCCCGCCTTGATCCAGCTGGGATCGGCCACGGTCGACGGCGGCGCCACGTCTTCGATCAAGGTGGACTCGACGATGGTCGAGGTCGACGCCCCGGTCAC contains these protein-coding regions:
- a CDS encoding glycoside hydrolase family 97 protein gives rise to the protein MKSLTVTGVTSLSFLLVGAIASCTGRPNQWTVSSPNDELTFDLRLGPALDGRDSGALTYTVHREHDGKSHDVLLPSPLGVRRDDQSFVDGLRFVHAGPATDAAGSYDLVHGKRRTIRQPARERVFTFANAAGARIELLVHVANDGVAFRYRFPEQDETPRKVLEEITGFHVPAGSSSWITPQQPPGRYTPAYEDLYVEQPAGTTAKTPSGWAFPALFHVGSEWLLVSESGMTDGNAGTRLEAEAPDGQYRIRLPEAGEGRGVGATTPESKLPWTLPWRVLVTGASTSTIVESTLIEDVAPPSTVADPSWIKAGRVSWSWWSDDDSPRNEAALKSFIDLSAEMGWEYSLIDANWNLMDPAALQRILAYARDKRIGIILWYNSGGPHNDVTEQPRDRMHLRDVRRAEFAKLQQWGVKGVKVDFWQSDKPDRMQQYLDLLRDAADFKLMVDFHGSTLPRGWERTYPQLMTMEGVPGAEQYKFNPEYPGKAAWHNTVLAFTRNAVGAMDYTPVTFTDHKYPRITTDGHELALSVVFESALQHFADSVAAYRALPAPAKDFLAAVPATWEETRLLGGEPGKLVVVARRGQDGWYIGGISGLDTPQRFELDLSFVKKPGAYTLTTVQDGDVPRKLASATRQVSSADKIGIDLLARGGFVATLRSRRD
- the sthA gene encoding Si-specific NAD(P)(+) transhydrogenase, with protein sequence MFDFDLLVIGSGPSGQRAAVQAAKLGKRVALCENNARLGGVCMNTGTIPSKTFREAVLHLTGLRQRQFYGQSYHVKENVTIADLIQHCDHVLKTQGEVVRDQLRRNGITVLRGLGRFTGPNEVQVQGEGGDSLVSASFIVLATGTTAAHPPDVEVDGQIVITSDNMFGLHALPRTMTVVGAGVIGVEYASMFAALGVKVTLVDKRHRLLDFVDSEIAESLSYQLRDMGATLRLGEEVAKVQVEASRAVATLKSGKKIASDVLLYSVGRVGTSDSLQLDKAGLEADGRGRIAVDSHFRTKVPHIYAVGDLIGFPALASTSSEQGRLAACHAFGLTAAAMPELLPYGIYSVPEISMVGRHEEELTAAGVPYETGIARYREIVRGVMMGDDSGLLKLLFHRETRQLLGVHIIGTGATELVHIGQAVIAFGGTIDYFIGNVFNYPTFAECYKVAALDGYNKVGRSEGAAALEQGPVA
- a CDS encoding GatB/YqeY domain-containing protein; this translates as MLVDTLKARALEAMKAKDAVASNILRLALGEIQTAGARSSREPTEDEAVAVVRKLIKSNEETLSLAQEGEQRSVLEKEIALLRSFLPASLSVEAIVLALGPVVEAIRGAKSEGQATGVAMKHLKSTGANVQGPDVAKAIQQLRA